A portion of the Lolium rigidum isolate FL_2022 chromosome 1, APGP_CSIRO_Lrig_0.1, whole genome shotgun sequence genome contains these proteins:
- the LOC124655941 gene encoding probable polygalacturonase, translated as MAPHATVQSEPMPRPCARPAVPLVAFLLLLASSYLAVTRLPAAAPLASLIAPSAGRGSAVDSCAGFYRGAGRRAVTASVEEFGAVGDGVTSNTEAFRGAVAALDERAGGGGARLEVPPGRWLTGSFNLTSRFTLFLHHGAIILGSQDPEDWPLIEPLPSYGRGRERLGPRHISLIHGQDLDDVVITGSNGTIDGQGRMWWELWWNKTLNHTRGHLIELVNSTNVMISNVTFRNSPFWTVHPVYCRNVVIKDLTILAPLNAPNTDGIDPDSSSEVCVEDCYIESGDDLVAVKSGWDQYGISVGKPSSNIIIQRVSGTTPTCSGVGFGSEMSGGISNVLVRDIHIWNSASAVRFKTDVGRGGYITNITIANVTMEKVKVPIRFSRGSNDHSDDRYDRSALPTISDIHIVDIVGVDVQRAPMLEAVHGAVYDGICFRNVSLRAIKHQVVWHCESVYGEAHEVFPAPCEELRNNGSSSSWCGLR; from the exons ATGGCGCCGCACGCCACCGTCCAGAGCGAGCCCATGCCGCGCCCCTGCGCGCGGCCGGCGGTCCCTCTGGTCGccttcctcctcctgctcgcctcCTCCTACCTCGCCGTCACGCGCCTCCCCGCCGCGGCCCCGCTCGCCTCCCTGATCGCCCCCTCCGCGGGCCGTGGCTCCGCTGTCGACAGCTGCGCGGGATTCTACCGCGGCGCGGGGCGGCGCGCGGTGACGGCGTCGGTGGAGGAGTTCGGGGCCGTGGGAGACGGGGTCACGTCCAACACGGAGGCGTTCCGgggcgcggtggcggcgctgGATGAGAgggccggaggcggcggcgccaggcTGGAGGTGCCGCCGGGGAGGTGGCTCACGGGGAGCTTCAACCTCACCAGCCGCTTCACGCTCTTCCTGCACCACGGCGCGATCATCCTCGGCTCCCAG GATCCAGAAGATTGGCCTCTCATAGAGCCATTGCCGTCTTATGGGCGTGGGAGGGAAAGGCTAGGACCGCGCCACATTAGCCTCATCCACGGACAAGACCTAGACGATGTTGTCATTACTG GTAGCAATGGGACTATAGATGGCCAAGGTAGGATGTGGTGGGAGCTATGGTGGAACAAAACTCTGAACCACACAAGAGGTCATCTTATCGAGTTAGTGAATTCGACAAACGTCATGATCTCCAATGTCACCTTTCGCAACTCCCCATTTTGGACAGTGCATCCAGTCTACTGCAG AAACGTTGTGATAAAGGATTTGACTATACTAGCTCCTCTGAATGCTCCGAACACTGATGGCATTGATCCAG ACTCAAGTTCAGAAGTTTGTGTGGAGGACTGCTATATTGAAAGTGGAGATGACCTGGTTGCCGTCAAGAGTGGCTGGGATCAGTATGGGATATCTGTAGGCAAACCCAGCTCAAACATTATCATCCAACGGGTTTCAGGCACAACGCCTACATGCTCGGGTGTAGGTTTTGGAAGCGAGATGTCCGGTGGGATATCGAATGTTCTCGTCCGTGATATCCACATATGGAATTCCGCATCTGCGGTGAGGTTCAAGACCGACGTGGGGCGTGGTGGGTACATAACCAACATCACCATCGCAAACGTGACAATGGAGAAAGTCAAGGTACCGATAAGGTTCAGCCGGGGTTCGAATGACCACTCGGATGACAGGTATGACCGATCAGCGCTACCGACAATCAGTGATATCCATATTGTAGACATTGTTGGAGTGGATGTGCAGCGCGCGCCGATGCTGGAAGCGGTGCATGGTGCGGTTTATGATGGGATCTGCTTCAGAAACGTTAGCCTAAGAGCGATAAAGCATCAGGTTGTATGGCACTGCGAGTCTGTGTATGGAGAGGCACATGAAGTTTTCCCTGCGCCTTGTGAAGAGTTGAGGAACAATGGATCTTCTTCATCTTGGTGTGGGCTTCGTTGA